From a single bacterium genomic region:
- a CDS encoding dockerin type I repeat-containing protein codes for MRRAGAVSTFLLALFLLAGTALAQDAGTPDTVRAGKVTTNAGLKVGLPVTAYTDTPVGGYSIGLTWNSPDITYDSVSYIGTRLPPGPRITPNHDPLNRRILVGFADFSAENPLAAGDGLLYTIWYTVSGSAPDQFVVFDSSFVPPAGTYEFSPPFGNGYQPKFKAGEIKIGNPQPPAIIQLSQPSFAFNGQVGQGNPPSQIQNITNVGGQVLNWTSTKLSSWLVLSPSNGTAPTAMVVSVNTASLTAGTYHDTVSISAPNASNSPRKFPVTLTLTIPPPTIQVVPDSLRFQGLENGTNPANQAFAINNIGQGVLNWTATENAGWFSLSSYNGTAPSNVSVSIDNTGLTAGVYVDSILISDPTAINSPRRVKVVFELFSAFPVIEFSPDSIFVVGSDTQNPANRILYIENNGGGVMNWTLTKKNAWLGLSSNSGTAVQGTPEPVTLTFDRNLVDFGKHYDTITITSSNAVNSPRRVAVTFWKMEVPQNLFVNKTSIAFFDVECGSYPGIPAQTFTVTQAVSVPALNWSLSFTQPWLTATPVSAGGQATVSVRARVAGLSPGIYLDTIVVRSDVSLDPPRKIAITFTVQPTPGIAELYLSNDSLLYLYKYTQLGSALQYVAIYNIFGGCVDWTASADVPWLTPIPTSGTTLDSIAVRSDPVGLGLGRHTGNLIINSSTATNTPFSMPVVVWIYTFGDANGNGIVNVTDVTYLINYIFGGGPSPVPLFITGDVNCDRDTNVSDVVYLVNWIYLGGPEPCLY; via the coding sequence ATGAGACGAGCAGGAGCAGTTTCCACTTTTCTGCTGGCTCTGTTTCTATTAGCAGGAACTGCGCTGGCACAGGATGCTGGAACGCCCGACACAGTTCGGGCCGGCAAAGTAACTACGAACGCCGGATTGAAAGTCGGTCTGCCGGTAACGGCGTACACCGACACGCCGGTTGGTGGTTACTCGATTGGACTAACCTGGAATTCACCCGACATTACGTATGATTCGGTGTCATACATTGGAACCAGGCTACCTCCCGGTCCTAGAATCACCCCCAATCATGATCCCTTAAATCGACGCATTTTGGTAGGGTTTGCAGATTTCAGCGCCGAGAATCCGTTGGCGGCAGGAGATGGTCTGCTTTACACTATTTGGTATACTGTGAGTGGCAGTGCTCCGGATCAATTCGTGGTCTTTGATTCTTCTTTTGTTCCGCCCGCTGGCACCTATGAATTCTCGCCTCCGTTTGGCAACGGCTATCAACCCAAATTCAAGGCAGGCGAAATTAAGATTGGCAATCCTCAACCGCCTGCAATCATCCAATTGAGTCAGCCTTCGTTTGCATTCAACGGCCAGGTCGGCCAGGGCAATCCGCCTTCTCAGATTCAAAATATTACCAATGTTGGCGGGCAAGTCCTCAACTGGACTTCGACAAAGCTGAGTAGCTGGTTAGTGCTTTCGCCTTCTAATGGTACTGCGCCGACAGCAATGGTGGTGTCTGTAAATACAGCGTCACTAACTGCTGGGACATATCATGACACCGTGAGCATATCCGCTCCTAACGCCAGCAATAGTCCGCGGAAGTTTCCAGTGACTTTGACATTGACTATTCCTCCACCGACGATCCAGGTAGTTCCAGACAGTCTCAGATTCCAGGGACTGGAAAACGGGACAAACCCGGCAAATCAGGCCTTCGCGATCAACAACATTGGTCAGGGCGTCCTCAACTGGACAGCCACAGAAAACGCCGGGTGGTTCTCGCTTTCATCGTACAATGGTACTGCCCCATCAAATGTCTCAGTTAGCATTGATAATACGGGACTCACTGCAGGGGTGTACGTTGATTCTATTTTGATCAGTGACCCGACTGCGATCAACAGTCCTCGCCGGGTCAAAGTCGTGTTCGAATTGTTTTCAGCATTTCCTGTGATCGAATTCTCGCCAGATTCAATCTTCGTTGTCGGCTCAGATACTCAGAATCCTGCTAATCGAATTCTGTATATCGAGAATAATGGCGGTGGCGTCATGAATTGGACGTTGACCAAGAAGAACGCCTGGTTGGGCCTTAGCAGCAACTCTGGAACCGCCGTTCAAGGGACTCCAGAACCAGTTACACTAACTTTCGATCGCAATCTTGTGGATTTCGGCAAGCACTACGACACGATTACAATTACCTCGAGTAATGCTGTTAACTCGCCTCGCCGCGTTGCTGTGACCTTCTGGAAAATGGAGGTACCGCAGAATCTGTTCGTGAATAAGACGTCGATTGCCTTCTTTGATGTCGAATGCGGCAGTTATCCTGGCATTCCCGCGCAGACATTTACGGTTACTCAAGCCGTTTCGGTGCCGGCGCTGAACTGGTCACTATCATTTACACAGCCATGGTTGACGGCGACTCCGGTGTCTGCCGGAGGTCAAGCGACGGTATCGGTTCGCGCACGAGTAGCCGGGTTGTCGCCTGGAATTTATCTGGACACTATTGTAGTTAGATCTGACGTCTCGTTGGATCCCCCGCGTAAAATCGCCATTACTTTTACCGTGCAACCAACGCCGGGCATTGCGGAGTTGTATCTGTCCAACGATTCGCTCCTCTACTTGTACAAGTACACTCAATTGGGAAGTGCACTCCAGTATGTTGCCATATACAACATATTTGGTGGATGTGTTGATTGGACAGCCTCAGCCGACGTTCCGTGGTTGACACCAATTCCAACTTCGGGGACTACGCTGGATAGTATTGCCGTGCGGTCTGATCCAGTCGGACTTGGGCTTGGACGTCACACGGGCAATCTGATAATCAACTCGTCGACGGCGACGAATACACCTTTCAGCATGCCGGTTGTGGTGTGGATCTATACGTTCGGTGATGCCAACGGCAACGGTATCGTTAACGTGACCGACGTTACGTATTTGATCAACTACATTTTTGGAGGCGGCCCGTCGCCAGTTCCGTTGTTCATTACAGGTGACGTGAACTGCGACCGTGATACAAACGTGTCCGATGTGGTCTATTTGGTCAACTGGATCTATCTCGGTGGACCGGAGCCGTGCCTGTACTAG
- a CDS encoding HDOD domain-containing protein, with protein sequence MEKIRLLDNVDSSKDLLSIPDTLIKVLEAVSSEETSPDQIANIILKDPSLTAKVLKMANSSYYCRNAAIKTVHQGIRVMGANAIKCIALSVSVFTPPKKGAALSEDTLRHFYFHCIGVSLLARRIAQEVGQKNPEEAFVAGLLHDIGKLYILNAYPEHYVKVALSEEAGEDILDAERRIFDVDHAELGSVIASKWRLPEDLQRIIRSHHQLHQENRDDVLLSIIKLANILARNIQTPNLKVIERNAIHVHELAMRLGLQREFLDGLAFELLDDTITAAGHIGIDIGNHNELLSRANRELCKSYLMIEGLFKARQELSGKLLAEERLAGMIRSKNIAIATLSHYLNNVATAISGRVQLLQMGLQRGDIGDNSGKVPASLAVIENSILKILAVLAELKAVSRFEDQEFYNDSDAINIDKRIKERMDAFDSTMVGS encoded by the coding sequence ATGGAAAAGATTCGCCTCCTTGATAATGTTGACTCTTCAAAAGATCTTCTTTCAATACCGGACACTCTCATCAAAGTACTAGAGGCAGTCTCTTCCGAAGAAACTTCCCCCGATCAAATCGCGAACATCATTTTGAAAGACCCATCGCTAACTGCTAAGGTCTTAAAGATGGCCAACTCAAGTTACTACTGTCGCAATGCGGCGATCAAGACCGTGCATCAGGGTATCAGGGTCATGGGCGCCAACGCAATAAAGTGCATTGCTCTTTCTGTGTCGGTATTTACCCCTCCAAAGAAGGGTGCGGCTCTAAGCGAAGATACTCTGCGACACTTTTACTTCCACTGCATCGGCGTAAGTCTGTTGGCGCGGCGTATCGCGCAGGAAGTCGGTCAGAAGAATCCGGAAGAAGCTTTTGTTGCTGGACTCTTGCACGACATTGGCAAGCTGTACATTCTAAATGCGTATCCTGAACATTATGTTAAAGTCGCCTTGTCAGAAGAGGCCGGTGAAGACATTCTTGATGCCGAGCGCAGAATATTTGATGTCGATCATGCGGAACTTGGAAGTGTAATTGCCAGCAAGTGGCGCTTACCTGAGGATCTTCAGCGCATTATTCGCAGTCATCACCAGTTGCACCAAGAAAACCGGGACGACGTGCTCCTGTCCATTATCAAACTTGCCAACATTCTTGCAAGAAATATCCAAACACCAAATCTCAAGGTTATTGAGCGAAATGCAATCCACGTCCACGAATTGGCTATGAGGCTTGGTCTACAACGCGAATTTCTCGACGGTCTTGCGTTTGAATTGTTGGACGATACCATTACGGCGGCTGGTCACATCGGTATTGACATTGGCAATCATAATGAACTACTAAGCAGAGCAAACCGAGAGCTGTGCAAGTCATACTTAATGATTGAAGGCCTCTTCAAGGCGCGCCAGGAACTCTCCGGCAAGCTTCTGGCAGAAGAGCGGCTGGCAGGCATGATTCGTTCCAAGAATATCGCCATTGCCACCTTGTCGCATTACTTGAACAACGTAGCCACTGCAATCAGTGGACGCGTACAACTCCTGCAAATGGGGTTACAGCGGGGTGATATCGGTGATAACTCAGGGAAAGTGCCGGCATCGCTCGCCGTAATCGAGAACTCGATTCTCAAGATTCTCGCAGTTTTGGCGGAGCTAAAAGCTGTTTCACGCTTTGAAGACCAGGAATTCTACAACGATTCAGATGCCATCAATATTGATAAACGGATCAAGGAACGAATGGATGCTTTCGACAGCACCATGGTCGGAAGCTGA
- a CDS encoding methionine synthase: MEVARMLETTSVGSFPKPDYLQKARTAFSTNKITHEQLVELELQATREIIALQEEIGIDILVHGEMERGDMTTYFAEKLEGMGISDLVRSYGNRYYRKPIVAGALKRPIPMTVEMYKYSQSLTKKPVKGMLTGPYTMCDWSFNTHYDTRRDVVLAFARLLHDEVKDLENAGARYIQIDEPAISTRPEELEIAIEAMGIVTAGIKAMTISHICYGDFKTIYPRILDLPVDQLDLEFANSGYSNLDVFKTPKFTKKIAYGVLDIHSHRIESVDEIVSGIKKGLSVFDAELMMIDPDCGLKTRTMEESAAKLRNMVAAVKIVKSELGL, from the coding sequence ATGGAGGTAGCAAGAATGCTTGAAACCACGAGTGTCGGTAGCTTCCCTAAGCCCGACTACCTACAAAAGGCGCGCACGGCGTTTTCGACCAACAAAATCACGCATGAGCAGTTGGTAGAACTTGAGTTGCAGGCGACTCGCGAGATCATTGCCCTCCAGGAAGAAATCGGAATCGACATTCTGGTGCATGGCGAAATGGAACGCGGCGATATGACTACCTATTTCGCTGAGAAGCTCGAAGGCATGGGGATCAGTGATTTAGTCCGTTCATACGGCAATCGCTATTATCGTAAGCCGATTGTCGCCGGCGCGCTCAAACGCCCGATTCCGATGACGGTCGAAATGTACAAGTACTCACAATCACTGACGAAAAAACCGGTCAAGGGAATGCTGACTGGCCCGTACACAATGTGCGACTGGTCTTTTAACACACACTATGATACTCGCCGAGACGTTGTGTTGGCTTTTGCGCGTTTGTTGCATGATGAAGTCAAGGATCTGGAAAACGCTGGCGCCCGCTACATCCAGATTGACGAGCCGGCTATATCCACCCGCCCGGAAGAACTTGAAATCGCAATCGAAGCGATGGGCATCGTAACTGCCGGAATCAAAGCGATGACAATATCCCATATCTGTTACGGGGACTTCAAGACGATTTACCCGCGAATCCTCGATCTACCGGTTGATCAACTTGACTTGGAATTCGCCAATTCAGGATACTCAAATCTTGATGTGTTCAAGACTCCCAAGTTCACTAAGAAAATCGCCTATGGTGTTCTTGATATTCACAGCCATCGAATTGAAAGCGTCGACGAGATAGTCTCTGGTATCAAGAAGGGATTGTCGGTGTTTGACGCAGAACTCATGATGATTGATCCCGATTGCGGACTCAAGACACGCACGATGGAAGAATCTGCAGCAAAGCTCCGAAACATGGTTGCTGCGGTCAAGATCGTTAAGTCTGAACTCGGCCTCTAA
- a CDS encoding leucyl aminopeptidase — protein sequence MRLVCEEFGIKKLSCDLLCVLIHTDRNQSDYVTHIDQLLNGQIASLKQGGHFLGNALEQCLVIPHPPKGIKRMLLIGLGASKEISLELLRKAGGVAGSASTRKDCENVVLAVPSFSNTKVKSEDAGQAIAEGFNLGGYFNDSLKSGQPSRTRPGRVTILSSKAETAIIKFGAARGLMISNLQNHCRDLSGCPSNILTPSFLANEARRIARKHGLRVKIYRRPEIEKMKIGAFLAVAKGSKEQPYLIQIDYIPRTKATKRVVLVGKGITFDTGGISIKPADNMGEMRQDMTGAAVVLTTMAALAQLKPKTQITAFIPTCENMISSTAYKPGDVVTTSIGKTIEIVNTDAEGRLLLADVLGYASKLRPDYLFDVATLTGAVTVALGHGCAGFLSTSEELTEVFVKASARTGEKVWQLPLLEEYSHQFKSGVADMTNSGGKPAGTITAGLILKQFTADIPWLHMDIAGVDFEYRGSEYVPRGPSGFGVRVLTEALCKL from the coding sequence ATGCGTCTCGTTTGCGAAGAATTCGGGATTAAGAAACTATCGTGTGATCTGTTATGCGTCTTGATTCACACTGATAGGAACCAATCCGATTACGTAACCCACATCGATCAACTACTAAATGGTCAGATCGCTTCTTTGAAGCAGGGCGGCCACTTTCTCGGAAACGCTTTAGAACAGTGTTTAGTCATACCTCACCCACCGAAGGGCATAAAGCGAATGCTCCTGATCGGATTGGGAGCGAGCAAGGAAATCAGCCTCGAATTACTGCGTAAGGCGGGCGGTGTTGCCGGGTCGGCTTCTACTCGTAAGGACTGCGAAAACGTTGTCCTCGCTGTACCTTCGTTTTCGAACACTAAAGTCAAGTCAGAAGATGCAGGACAGGCAATAGCTGAAGGATTCAACCTTGGCGGTTATTTCAACGATAGCTTGAAGTCGGGACAACCAAGCCGAACGCGTCCGGGTCGCGTTACGATCTTGAGTTCGAAAGCCGAGACTGCCATTATCAAATTTGGCGCAGCTCGCGGATTGATGATCTCGAATTTGCAGAACCACTGCCGAGACCTCTCGGGTTGTCCGTCTAACATCTTGACACCGAGTTTTCTGGCAAACGAGGCTCGTCGAATCGCTCGCAAGCACGGCCTTCGCGTGAAAATCTATCGTCGTCCTGAGATCGAGAAGATGAAGATTGGCGCATTTCTTGCTGTTGCGAAAGGATCGAAAGAACAGCCATACTTGATTCAGATCGATTACATACCACGCACCAAAGCCACTAAGAGGGTAGTACTTGTTGGGAAGGGAATCACATTTGATACCGGCGGTATCTCCATTAAACCTGCTGACAATATGGGTGAAATGAGACAGGATATGACCGGTGCTGCGGTCGTACTTACCACAATGGCCGCATTGGCTCAGCTTAAACCCAAGACGCAGATTACCGCATTCATTCCTACATGCGAGAACATGATTAGCAGTACTGCGTACAAACCGGGTGACGTTGTGACGACTTCGATAGGTAAGACAATTGAGATCGTAAATACTGATGCCGAAGGTCGCTTGCTGCTTGCCGATGTACTCGGATACGCCTCGAAGCTTCGTCCCGACTACTTGTTCGATGTTGCAACATTGACTGGCGCTGTCACGGTGGCGTTAGGGCATGGTTGTGCAGGATTTCTCTCTACCTCAGAAGAGCTGACTGAGGTTTTTGTCAAAGCCTCAGCACGCACTGGCGAGAAAGTCTGGCAGTTGCCATTGCTTGAAGAATACTCTCATCAATTCAAATCTGGCGTTGCAGACATGACCAATTCAGGCGGCAAGCCGGCAGGCACGATCACAGCCGGGTTGATCCTGAAGCAGTTCACAGCAGATATCCCGTGGCTTCACATGGATATTGCCGGGGTCGATTTTGAGTACCGCGGGAGCGAATACGTTCCTCGTGGACCTTCAGGATTCGGAGTCCGTGTTTTGACTGAGGCTCTTTGCAAGCTTTAG
- a CDS encoding response regulator produces MKFDLYGIFIVISAAVLLFFVPRFRRRLRGVAENGWQKIILGLVLCLVAGLLQLLLGLPAFVNQFVPSVGYWIIAVSQLLIAGGLLCLIWGVGNIASSMHQSEVQKSDDEEWRSLYLNIQDLSQQPFSFVEILNLSINQLLKRAEADGAAVVLFKENTEELILAAFSNISPEITKRLERLSVGGDIFGRVQKLGRVQNVVNLSDADQATASLFAGSEFLSVSVFPLRARDRILGSIALLSTKPFHFNQRRVTAINVASNHLASLLESVRNEKEILRLKDRLKPSEEAKRITEELFFRRGIGGNLELREAVEFERVRKFFDADCIKFVVRDMDGEFRIQASSGGAETGLLLDRRKLDGISRSVSERKLLLLTSPKSTPAGKGFDSVPRQTLFVPIPYPEREDLVLLLESESASLEFSEEKLSAVRVASVYLADLHFLFMAKRDGDNFRNSVQQLESHLRRILESSTPDHVLDALADISTKLVPGQKARLISLDLPSPTANYSKSEHSGFKFPSDISKNRQQALISSLLTNSIVGDESECFVSKAVIVERAPDDQQGLVQKAISDLPESLQQVTIPVKAGDRRFGAVLLFSSSELVAPREGVELYRRIADLAALRLEVLTRVEKPDPRPDTKIETVAANPIGVNLAESSSVIMPSNGASHTDFVTWHRIESNVDTTKLGVERPETLRAIESLVEHLFGSSHEARLYLSAFEDSEHRNFQVTTSEVEMRRFRDRILDVQNWQSVESASDFPESFRNLAGEFAVSSPNGRLESIVWRVPRDVRKREKQRSLSILGIDDQEVIRELLSNIITRMGHKITTVETGQEALRLFRQEPFDLVIAEAGLPDISGWSISEQVKKHSPRTPVIILSGWDNIADLEKAHAGHADFVLTKPFKMEQLGKVIGAACQMITA; encoded by the coding sequence ATGAAGTTTGATCTTTATGGCATTTTCATAGTCATATCAGCCGCGGTGCTGTTGTTTTTTGTGCCCCGATTCCGGCGTCGGCTACGAGGCGTTGCGGAAAACGGTTGGCAGAAGATTATTCTCGGATTAGTACTCTGCTTGGTCGCCGGACTTTTGCAGCTACTGCTTGGACTTCCGGCATTCGTCAATCAGTTTGTGCCTTCGGTTGGTTACTGGATCATCGCAGTATCTCAGTTGCTCATTGCCGGCGGCCTACTATGTCTGATTTGGGGTGTAGGTAACATTGCTTCCTCAATGCACCAGAGCGAAGTGCAGAAGAGTGACGATGAAGAATGGCGTTCGCTTTATCTCAATATTCAGGACCTTTCGCAACAGCCGTTCTCGTTTGTCGAGATTCTGAATCTGAGCATCAACCAACTTCTAAAGCGTGCAGAAGCCGACGGTGCAGCTGTTGTGCTCTTCAAAGAAAACACCGAAGAGCTTATTCTCGCGGCATTTTCCAATATCTCGCCCGAAATCACGAAACGTCTTGAACGCCTGAGTGTCGGTGGAGATATCTTTGGCCGAGTGCAAAAACTGGGGCGAGTTCAAAATGTGGTGAACCTCTCGGATGCCGACCAGGCAACAGCAAGCCTATTTGCCGGCTCAGAATTCCTGTCAGTTTCTGTGTTCCCGTTACGTGCAAGAGATCGTATTCTTGGATCAATTGCACTGCTTTCGACTAAGCCATTTCACTTTAACCAGCGCCGCGTAACCGCAATAAACGTTGCGAGCAATCACCTTGCTTCTTTGCTTGAATCGGTTCGTAATGAAAAAGAGATACTTCGCTTAAAAGATCGCCTCAAGCCATCGGAAGAGGCCAAACGGATTACGGAAGAGCTGTTCTTTAGACGGGGAATTGGTGGCAATCTAGAGCTTCGCGAGGCAGTGGAGTTTGAACGAGTTCGCAAGTTCTTTGACGCTGACTGCATAAAGTTTGTGGTTCGCGACATGGATGGTGAATTCAGGATACAAGCTTCTTCAGGGGGAGCAGAAACAGGACTTCTTCTTGACCGGCGCAAGCTGGATGGAATTAGCCGTTCTGTGAGCGAACGCAAACTCCTTCTACTGACTTCACCAAAGTCTACACCGGCGGGGAAGGGTTTTGATTCGGTACCGCGTCAGACCTTGTTTGTACCGATTCCATACCCCGAGCGCGAGGACTTGGTGTTGCTACTTGAAAGTGAAAGCGCATCTCTTGAATTTTCTGAAGAGAAACTTTCGGCTGTGCGTGTTGCATCAGTCTATTTGGCAGATCTTCACTTCTTATTCATGGCAAAACGCGACGGTGACAACTTCCGCAATTCTGTCCAGCAGTTAGAATCGCACTTGCGGCGGATACTTGAATCGTCGACACCTGATCATGTCCTGGATGCTTTGGCGGATATATCAACAAAATTGGTACCCGGTCAGAAAGCACGACTGATTTCGCTCGATTTGCCCTCACCGACAGCAAACTACTCGAAGTCCGAACACAGCGGATTCAAGTTCCCATCAGATATCTCAAAGAACCGCCAACAGGCGCTGATTTCGTCGCTATTGACAAATTCGATAGTCGGAGATGAATCCGAGTGCTTTGTTTCCAAAGCTGTAATTGTCGAACGCGCTCCTGATGATCAGCAGGGGCTCGTCCAAAAAGCTATCTCTGATCTGCCGGAATCCCTGCAACAAGTCACGATTCCAGTGAAAGCAGGTGACAGACGTTTCGGTGCAGTGTTGTTGTTTTCCAGTAGCGAGCTTGTTGCTCCGCGAGAAGGTGTTGAGTTGTATCGCAGAATTGCCGACTTGGCTGCGTTGCGACTTGAGGTATTGACTCGAGTCGAAAAACCGGATCCGCGTCCCGACACCAAAATTGAAACTGTAGCGGCGAATCCTATTGGTGTTAATCTTGCTGAGAGTAGTAGCGTGATTATGCCAAGCAACGGTGCTTCGCATACCGATTTCGTAACTTGGCACCGAATTGAAAGCAACGTAGACACCACAAAGCTCGGAGTAGAGCGTCCGGAAACATTGCGAGCGATCGAGTCATTAGTAGAGCATTTGTTTGGCAGCTCTCACGAGGCAAGACTTTATTTATCCGCTTTTGAAGATTCAGAGCATCGCAATTTTCAGGTGACGACGAGCGAAGTCGAAATGCGGAGGTTCCGAGACAGAATCCTGGATGTACAGAATTGGCAATCCGTTGAATCGGCATCAGACTTTCCCGAGAGTTTTCGTAATCTTGCGGGTGAATTTGCTGTGTCCAGCCCCAACGGGCGTTTAGAGTCAATAGTCTGGAGAGTGCCTCGCGACGTACGAAAGCGCGAGAAACAACGTAGTTTGAGCATTCTCGGGATCGACGATCAAGAGGTCATTAGAGAGCTGCTATCGAACATCATTACTCGAATGGGACACAAGATCACGACAGTTGAAACCGGGCAAGAAGCGCTCAGGTTGTTCCGACAAGAGCCGTTTGACCTTGTCATAGCTGAAGCAGGATTGCCGGATATAAGCGGCTGGTCGATATCCGAACAAGTCAAAAAGCACTCGCCGCGCACTCCAGTGATTATTCTTTCCGGTTGGGACAATATTGCTGATCTCGAAAAGGCACATGCCGGACATGCCGACTTCGTACTCACTAAGCCCTTCAAAATGGAACAATTAGGCAAAGTTATTGGCGCTGCCTGCCAAATGATTACTGCCTGA
- a CDS encoding bifunctional homocysteine S-methyltransferase/methylenetetrahydrofolate reductase, with protein sequence MSNPFLSRLKQGAILGDGAMGTYLYTKGVSFNHCFDHLNLTDPQLIGAIHEEYINAGSDLIETNTYGANRLKLAQHGLEDLVREINYRGVKIARDRREISGKDILVAGSIGPLGKLIGRFGGLTPAEARSLFSEQATALLEGGVDLFMVETIPDVEELRLAVEEIRKICDLPISGQVSINDDLRTIRGSSPLEVLEAARELKLDILGANCSVGPQRIYDFVALLHGMTDMPLSALPNAGLPKYNEGRFFYVSSPEYFAEYCGKFLNLGVSIVGGCCGTTPDHIRAMRRVIGSFQRVSPTNQSVEVGEEARDRTVITSDARVSDFAAKLGKKFVVSVEIDPPRGANAEKVLKAAAKLKEVGVDAVNIADSPMARTRMSCLAVSGLISAQTKIDVILHFTCRDRNLMGLQSDLIGAHALGVRNILALTGDPPSLGDYPNATAVYDVDAIGLVDIIARLNNGADLAGNPIGSNTEFSIGVAINPTLETLTQELERLERKIAAGAQFAMTQPLYELDVLEQFLERTRNFQIPILLGLLPLQSYRHAEFLHNEVPGIEIPADLRRAMNDAGKDAAQVGIESCRDLLQRAKGMVQGANLMPSFGRFETVLKVLE encoded by the coding sequence ATGTCTAATCCATTCTTAAGTCGCCTTAAGCAGGGTGCTATCCTTGGTGATGGCGCTATGGGGACATATCTCTATACAAAGGGCGTTTCATTCAATCACTGCTTCGATCACTTGAATCTTACCGATCCGCAGCTCATCGGCGCCATTCATGAAGAATACATCAATGCCGGTAGTGATCTAATCGAGACGAATACCTATGGAGCCAATCGGCTCAAGCTTGCTCAACACGGACTCGAAGACCTGGTTCGGGAGATCAATTATCGCGGTGTCAAGATTGCACGCGATCGACGCGAGATTTCCGGCAAGGACATTCTGGTCGCCGGGTCAATCGGCCCCTTGGGAAAACTGATTGGCCGCTTCGGCGGTCTTACTCCGGCGGAGGCGCGAAGTCTTTTTTCGGAACAAGCGACGGCACTGCTTGAAGGCGGCGTCGATTTGTTTATGGTTGAGACTATACCCGATGTTGAAGAGCTGAGACTTGCTGTTGAAGAGATTCGTAAGATCTGCGATTTGCCCATTTCCGGTCAAGTTAGCATTAACGATGACCTGAGGACTATTCGCGGAAGTTCCCCGCTGGAGGTTCTGGAAGCGGCGCGAGAGCTTAAGCTCGACATCTTAGGAGCTAACTGCTCCGTTGGCCCGCAGCGAATATATGACTTTGTGGCGCTGCTGCATGGCATGACTGATATGCCTTTGTCGGCGCTCCCCAACGCCGGATTGCCAAAATACAACGAGGGCCGTTTTTTCTATGTGTCATCGCCGGAGTACTTCGCCGAGTATTGCGGCAAGTTTTTGAACTTGGGCGTTTCGATTGTCGGGGGGTGTTGTGGCACGACCCCGGATCACATTCGCGCGATGAGACGAGTAATTGGTTCCTTCCAGCGAGTATCGCCGACGAACCAAAGTGTCGAGGTCGGTGAAGAGGCGAGAGATCGCACTGTAATTACCTCCGATGCGCGCGTGTCAGACTTTGCCGCCAAATTGGGGAAGAAATTTGTGGTCTCGGTCGAAATCGACCCGCCGCGCGGCGCCAATGCTGAGAAAGTACTTAAGGCGGCTGCCAAGCTGAAGGAAGTTGGCGTTGACGCTGTGAATATTGCTGATTCTCCGATGGCTAGAACGAGAATGAGCTGCTTGGCCGTTTCAGGACTTATCAGCGCACAGACAAAGATTGACGTGATTCTACACTTCACGTGTCGCGATAGAAATCTGATGGGACTTCAATCCGACTTGATCGGAGCGCATGCGTTGGGCGTGAGGAACATTTTGGCGCTTACTGGTGATCCGCCTTCTTTGGGTGACTATCCCAATGCCACTGCTGTCTACGATGTCGACGCCATCGGCTTGGTCGATATCATCGCAAGACTCAATAACGGCGCAGACTTAGCAGGCAATCCGATCGGATCAAACACAGAGTTTTCGATTGGAGTCGCAATCAATCCGACGTTGGAGACACTCACTCAGGAGTTGGAACGTCTTGAGAGAAAGATTGCTGCAGGTGCGCAATTCGCAATGACACAGCCTCTTTATGAGCTTGATGTGCTCGAGCAGTTTCTCGAGCGAACTCGGAATTTTCAGATTCCGATTCTCCTCGGATTACTGCCGCTCCAGTCATACCGGCACGCCGAGTTCTTGCACAACGAAGTCCCCGGAATTGAAATTCCCGCCGACCTACGCCGTGCCATGAATGATGCCGGCAAGGACGCAGCGCAAGTTGGAATTGAATCTTGCCGCGATCTCCTGCAGCGCGCCAAAGGAATGGTGCAGGGTGCCAATCTAATGCCTTCGTTCGGAAGATTTGAGACAGTCCTAAAAGTCTTGGAATAA